A genomic region of Trifolium pratense cultivar HEN17-A07 linkage group LG3, ARS_RC_1.1, whole genome shotgun sequence contains the following coding sequences:
- the LOC123915282 gene encoding uncharacterized protein LOC123915282, translated as MFASSEIFWDRVNYVKIDIQEAQGHSGGIWVMQRRGSGFNFTLVSKMQQCISFIVNKGSDKWLCSAVYASLVATMRPFLWEFLDYISKTVSLPWLAIGDFNDILLPREQKGGVFSNSKADLFASNVDKCGLIDLGSFGTKFTWQGKCRGGRIVHRRLDRGLGNYDWRMKFPEATVEHLVRRHSDHNPIYLRCSNVMLGHEDRPFRFQAAWFTHNEYPNLVRNTWNRDRGNIAHCLQNVAKESTTFNKEVFRNIFARKKEVEARLRGIQRALEDIDSANLLRLQKGLLDE; from the coding sequence ATGTTTGCTTCCTCTGAAATTTTTTGGGATAGAGTAAACTATGTTAAAATTGATATCCAAGAGGCTCAAGGACATTCTGGAGGAATTTGGGTCATGCAACGACGAGGGAGTGGATTCAATTTCACTCTTGTGAGTAAAATGCAGCAATGTATCAGTTTTATTGTTAATAAAGGTTCTGATAAATGGCTTTGCTCAGCTGTTTATGCTAGTCTAGTCGCTACTATGAGACCGTTTCTTTGGGAGTTTTTAGATTACATTAGCAAGACCGTGTCGTTACCCTGGCTCGCTATTGGGGACTTTAATGATATATTGCTACCCAGAGAGCAGAAAGGAGGAGTATTTTCAAATTCTAAAGCTGATTTATTTGCTAGTAATGTGGATAAATGTGGACTGATTGATTTAGGTTCATTCGGTACGAAATTCACTTGGCAGGGGAAATGCAGAGGTGGAAGGATTGTGCATAGAAGACTCGACCGTGGTCTCGGTAACTATGATTGGCGTATGAAATTTCCGGAAGCTACTGTTGAACACCTAGTACGTAGACACTCTGATCACAATCCGATCTATTTGAGATGCAGTAATGTAATGTTGGGCCATGAGGATCGTCCTTTCCGTTTTCAAGCGGCTTGGTTTACTCATAATGAGTATCCTAATCTTGTAAGGAATACCTGGAATCGTGATCGTGGTAATATTGCTCACTGTCTCCAAAACGTGGCTAAAGAATCTACCACTTTTAATAAGGAGGTTTTTAGGAACATCTTTGCCCGTAAAAAGGAAGTCGAGGCTAGACTGCGGGGTATCCAGAGAGCCTTGGAAGATATCGATTCAGCTAACCTGTTGAGACTTCAGAAGGGACTCCTTGACGAATAG
- the LOC123917295 gene encoding eIF-2-alpha kinase GCN2-like — protein MAFSATISSEGGNPSCGPITFKLRTSLLEESPQKSLKLEITPSIPEADANGLLDRLHAQLSSEGKELLLHLKESDDAFHFEIEPVLKDNTKSVKSKPFHHATSRFETEFNDRELIGEGGFGRVYKGKHVIDGALYAVKKIRIKGVEDKQLREVQTLSVVNHEHVRYFQVRIFYFMHLEVFLFFFFDKCI, from the exons ATGGCATTCTCAGCTACAATTTCAAGTGAGGGAGGTAATCCAAGTTGTGGTCCAATAACATTTAAGCTCAG GACTAGTTTGTTGGAAGAGTCTCCCCAGAAATCTCTAAAGCTGGAGATTACTCCTTCGATACCTGAAGCGGATGCTAATGGATTGCTAGATCGGCTTCATGCTCAG CTCAGCAGTGAGGGAAAAGAGTTGCTGCTCCATTTGAAAGAAAGCGACGATGCATTTCATTTTGAAATTGAACCAGTGCTCAAGGACAATACCAAATCTGTGAAATCAAAACCTTTTCATCATGCAACTTCTCGATTTGAGACTGAATTTAATGACCGTGAACTAATTG GTGAAGGTGGTTTTGGCCGTGTTTACAAGGGAAAACATGTAATCGATGGAGCTCTGTATGCAGTCAAGAAAATTCGCATCAAAGGAGTGGAGGACAAACAACTAAG GGAAGTACAAACTCTATCTGTTGTCAATCACGAACATGTTCGCTATTTCCAagtaagaattttttattttatgcatctagaagtgtttttgttttttttttttgacaaatgcaTCTAG
- the LOC123917296 gene encoding anamorsin homolog isoform X2 — MIYDLENRLSSLGFTKTFVLQSPIPIPSVLTQKNPQRSWTTHSTFEFEKTSLTLKIDVCFEVVDEDDLKISQISPGDCETRSTRKDHKNHTSGGAEEDKVFNLGSTRKKIKDPQSACDPDTIKLLACNDEMTMPLVVLAHTLDDLKYEGVKLRTELIINVSLMRKLPKESSSVDMVILFWMAETRCLSNHVIQEIIRVVKPGGTFVIRKPYVRASKAAYLYKMIYDLENRLSSLGFTKTFVLQSPIPIPSVLTQKNPQRSWTTHSTFEFEKTSLTLKIDVCFEVVDEDDLKISQISPGDCETRSTRKDHKNHTSGGAEEDKVLKLCSTTKRIKDPQSACDYIDVDSELKNEDCLLTEEDLKKPQMLPVGDYKYGTIRKAPNNDSFSRAKEEEKVLKLG; from the exons ATGATATATGATCTTGAGAACAGGTTATCGTCATTAGGGTTTACCAAGACATTTGTTTTACAATCACCTATTCCTATTCCATCTGTg CTCACACAAAAAAATCCTCAACGTTCATGGACAACTCATTCAACTTTTGAATTTGAGAAGACTTCACTTACACTgaaaattgatgtttgttttGAGGTGGTTGATGAAGATGATCTAAAGATATCTCAGATTTCACCCG GGGATTGTGAAACTCGGAGCACTAGAAAAGACCACAAAAATCACACTTCCGGGGGGGCTGAAGAGGATAAAGTATTCAATTTAGGATCCACAAGAAAAAAGATTAAGGATCCTCAATCGGCTTGTGACCCt gATACTATAAAGTTGTTGGCATGTAATGATGAGATGACTATGCCTCTGGTTGTGTTGGCTCACACGCTCGACGACCTTAAGTACGAAGGGGTTAAGCTGAGAACTGAACTGATCATCAATGTATCATTAATGC GAAAGTTGCCAAAGGAGTCTTCCTCTGTGGATATGGTAATACTATTCTGGATGGCAGAGACTCGTTGTCTTTCCAATCATGTCATTCAAGAAATTATTAGGGTGGTAAAACCAGGTGGCACATTTGTTATTCGCAAGCCATATGTGCGTGCTTCCAAGGCTGCTTACCTTTATAAG ATGATATATGATCTTGAGAACAGGTTATCGTCATTAGGGTTTACCAAGACATTTGTTTTACAATCACCTATTCCTATTCCATCTGTg CTCACACAAAAAAATCCTCAACGTTCATGGACAACTCATTCAACTTTTGAATTTGAGAAGACTTCACTTACACTgaaaattgatgtttgttttGAGGTGGTTGATGAAGATGATCTAAAGATATCTCAGATTTCACCCG GGGATTGTGAAACTCGGAGCACTAGAAAAGACCACAAAAATCACACTTCCGGGGGGGCTGAAGAGGATAAAGTATTAAAGTTATGCTCCACAACAAAACGGATTAAGGATCCTCAATCGGCTTGTGACTAt ATTGATGTTGATTCGGAACTGAAAAATGAAGATTGTCTTTTGACCGAAGAAGATCTAAAGAAACCTCAGATGCTACCTG TTGGTGATTATAAATATGGGACTATTAGAAAAGCCCCCAACAATGACTCTTTTTCGAGGGCTAAAGAAGAGGAAAAAGTATTGAAGTTAGGATGA
- the LOC123917296 gene encoding anamorsin homolog isoform X3, giving the protein MCTWSDFFTIVLQSPIPIPSVLTQKNPQRSWTTHSTFEFEKTSLTLKIDVCFEVVDEDDLKISQISPGDCETRSTRKDHKNHTSGGAEEDKVFNLGSTRKKIKDPQSACDPDTIKLLACNDEMTMPLVVLAHTLDDLKYEGVKLRTELIINVSLMRKLPKESSSVDMVILFWMAETRCLSNHVIQEIIRVVKPGGTFVIRKPYVRASKAAYLYKMIYDLENRLSSLGFTKTFVLQSPIPIPSVLTQKNPQRSWTTHSTFEFEKTSLTLKIDVCFEVVDEDDLKISQISPGDCETRSTRKDHKNHTSGGAEEDKVLKLCSTTKRIKDPQSACDYIDVDSELKNEDCLLTEEDLKKPQMLPVGDYKYGTIRKAPNNDSFSRAKEEEKVLKLG; this is encoded by the exons ATGTGTACATGGTCTGATTTTTTTACCA TTGTTTTACAATCACCTATTCCTATTCCATCTGTg CTCACACAAAAAAATCCTCAACGTTCATGGACAACTCATTCAACTTTTGAATTTGAGAAGACTTCACTTACACTgaaaattgatgtttgttttGAGGTGGTTGATGAAGATGATCTAAAGATATCTCAGATTTCACCCG GGGATTGTGAAACTCGGAGCACTAGAAAAGACCACAAAAATCACACTTCCGGGGGGGCTGAAGAGGATAAAGTATTCAATTTAGGATCCACAAGAAAAAAGATTAAGGATCCTCAATCGGCTTGTGACCCt gATACTATAAAGTTGTTGGCATGTAATGATGAGATGACTATGCCTCTGGTTGTGTTGGCTCACACGCTCGACGACCTTAAGTACGAAGGGGTTAAGCTGAGAACTGAACTGATCATCAATGTATCATTAATGC GAAAGTTGCCAAAGGAGTCTTCCTCTGTGGATATGGTAATACTATTCTGGATGGCAGAGACTCGTTGTCTTTCCAATCATGTCATTCAAGAAATTATTAGGGTGGTAAAACCAGGTGGCACATTTGTTATTCGCAAGCCATATGTGCGTGCTTCCAAGGCTGCTTACCTTTATAAG ATGATATATGATCTTGAGAACAGGTTATCGTCATTAGGGTTTACCAAGACATTTGTTTTACAATCACCTATTCCTATTCCATCTGTg CTCACACAAAAAAATCCTCAACGTTCATGGACAACTCATTCAACTTTTGAATTTGAGAAGACTTCACTTACACTgaaaattgatgtttgttttGAGGTGGTTGATGAAGATGATCTAAAGATATCTCAGATTTCACCCG GGGATTGTGAAACTCGGAGCACTAGAAAAGACCACAAAAATCACACTTCCGGGGGGGCTGAAGAGGATAAAGTATTAAAGTTATGCTCCACAACAAAACGGATTAAGGATCCTCAATCGGCTTGTGACTAt ATTGATGTTGATTCGGAACTGAAAAATGAAGATTGTCTTTTGACCGAAGAAGATCTAAAGAAACCTCAGATGCTACCTG TTGGTGATTATAAATATGGGACTATTAGAAAAGCCCCCAACAATGACTCTTTTTCGAGGGCTAAAGAAGAGGAAAAAGTATTGAAGTTAGGATGA
- the LOC123917297 gene encoding leucine-rich repeat receptor-like serine/threonine-protein kinase BAM3: MLFYFILTLLLPQKMSTLFFFLLLVSFTSISSLQLSLKNQASIIVSMKHGFVFDKASNSCLNSWNISNYMSLCTWYGIQCDQKNMSIVSLDISKLNISSSFSPHITKLYTLVNVSIQENSFYGEFPSEIHKLQSLKYLNISNNMFSGNLSWEFNNLKELEVLDIYNNGFNGSLPKNVTQMLKLKHLNFGGNYFNGKIPTSYGEMKELNFLSLAGNDLSGEIPSELGNLTSLEYLYLGYFNQFDGGIPNEFGKLINLVHLDLASCFLKGSIPNELGQLYKLDTLFLQKNQLTGSIPPELGNLSKLNALDLSLNNLTGGIPNEFSNLQELSLLNLFINKFHGEIPDFISELPKLQVLKLWRNNFTGVIPPKLGQNKRLTELDLSTNKLTGILPKSLCLGKRLKILILLNNFLFGSLPNDLGQCKTLQRVRIGQNYFTGSIPHGFLYLPNLSLLELQNNYLNGVIPQQKTKNSTKSKLEQCNLSNNRLSGSLPTSIVNFPNLQILQLSGNRFSGEIPSNIGKLKKVLKLDISSNKFSGTIPIEIGKCTLLTYLDLSQNKLSGPIPIQLAQIHILNHLNVSWNHLNQSLPKELSVLKGLTSADFSHNNFSGSIPEGGQFSTFKSTCFEGNPQLCGYESNPCKISSTNELDSQQKNSSRNGFRGKFKLVFALALLLCSLVFAIFAIMKSRKSRRSKSNSWKLTAFQKIEYGSEEIVGCIKESNVIGKGGAGVVYKGTMPNGDEIAVKKLLGINNGSSSHQDNGFSAEIKTLGRIRHRYIVRLVAFCSNKETNLLVYDYMENGSLGEVLHGKRGEFLKWDVRLKIGVEAAKGLCYLHHDCSPLIIHRDVKSNNILLNSEFEAHVADFGLAKFMQDNGNSECMSSIAGSYGYIAPEYAYTLKVDEKSDVYSFGVVLLELITGKRPVGDFEEEGLDIVQWTKMKTNWNKDMVIKILDERLPQIPLDEAKQVFFVAMLCVHEHSVERPTMREVVEMLAQAK, from the exons atgttattttattttatcttaacCTTATTATTACCTCAAAAAATGTCCactctttttttcttccttctACTTGTTTCCTTCACTTCAATTTCTTCACTTCAACTTTCTTTGAAAAACCAAGCCTCAATCATAGTTTCTATGAAACATGGTTTTGTATTTGACAAAGCTTCAAACTCTTGTTTGAATAGTTGGAACATTTCTAACTACATGTCACTTTGTACTTGGTATGGAATTCAATGTGACCAAAAAAACATGTCTATAGTTTCACTTGACATTTCAAAGTTAAACATTTCAAGTTCATTTTCACCTCATATCACCAAACTTTATACACTTGTGAATGTTTCAATTCAAGAAAATAGCTTCTATGGTGAGTTTCCATCTGAAATTCATAAGCTACAAAGTTTGAAATACcttaacatatcaaataatatgTTTAGTGGAAACTTGAGTTGGGAATTCAACAATTTGAAAGAGCTTGAAGTGTTGGATATTTACAACAATGGTTTCAATGGTTCACTTCCAAAGAATGTTACTCAAATGTTGAAGCTTAAGCATTTGAATTTTGGAGGGAATTATTTTAATGGAAAAATTCCTACAAGTTATGGTGAAATGAAAGAGTTGAATTTTTTGTCTCTTGCTGGAAATGATTTGAGTGGTGAGATACCTAGTGAGCTTGGAAATTTGACTAGTTTGGAATATCTTTATTTAGGTTATTTCAATCAATTTGATGGTGGAATTCCAAATGAGTTTGGTAAGTTGATTAATTTGGTTCATTTAGATTTAGCAAGTTGTTTCTTGAAAGGTTCAATTCCAAATGAGTTAGGTCAACTTTACAAGTTAGATACACTTTTCTtgcaaaaaaatcaattaaccgGTTCGATTCCACCTGAGTTAGGTAATTTGAGTAAATTAAATGCTCTTGATTTATCACTCAATAACCTAACAGGTGGAATCCCGAACGAATTCTCGAACCTTCAAGAACTTTCTCTTTTGAACCTTTTTATCAACAAGTTTCACGGCGAAATACCTGATTTTATTTCTGAGCTTCCTAAATTGCAAGTACTTAAGCTTTGGAGGAATAACTTCACCGGAGTTATTCCTCCAAAGCTAGGTCAGAATAAAAGATTAACCGAACTTGATTTGTCGACAAATAAACTCACTGGAATATTGCCAAAATCACTTTGTCTTGGTAAGAGATTAAAAATCTTGATCTTGCTTAACAACTTCTTGTTTGGTTCTTTGCCTAATGATCTTGGTCAATGCAAAACACTTCAAAGAGTTAGAATTGGTCAAAACTATTTCACAGGTTCAATTCCACATGGTTTTCTTTATTTACCAAATCTCTCTCTTTTGGAACTACAAAACAATTATCTCAATGGTGTGATTCCAcaacaaaaaaccaaaaactcAACAAAATCCAAATTAGAACAATGTAATCTATCAAACAATAGATTATCAGGTTCTTTACCAACTTCAATTGTAAATTTTCCAAATTTGCAAATTCTTCAGCTTAGTGGAAACAGATTCTCAGGTGAAATTCCATCAAATATAGGAAAACTAAAAAAAGTGCTTAAGTTAGATATAAGTAGTAACAAATTTTCAGGTACTATACCTATTGAGATAGGTAAATGTACCTTACTAACTTATTTAGATTTGAGCCAAAACAAATTATCAGGTCCTATTCCAATTCAACTTGCTCAAATTCATATACTAAACCATCTTAATGTCTCATGGAATCACTTAAACCAAAGTCTTCCTAAGGAGCTAAGTGTCTTAAAAGGCTTAACTTCAGCTGATTTCTCTCATAATAACTTCTCCGGTTCGATACCAGAAGGAGGACAATTCTCAACTTTTAAGTCAACTTGTTTTGAAGGTAATCCTCAACTATGTGGTTATGAGTCCAATCCATGCAAAATTTCATCGACGAATGAATTGGACTCGCAACAAAAAAACAGTTCACGAAATGGATTTCGTGGAAAGTTTAAGCTCGTTTTCGCGTTGGCCTTATTGTTATGTTCATTGGTTTTTGCTATTTTTGCTATCATGAAAAGTAGAAAATCGCGGAGGAGTAAGTCAAATTCATGGAAGTTAACAGCATTTCAGAAAATCGAATATGGAAGTGAAGAAATTGTTGGTTGCATAAAGGAAAGTAATGTGATAGGAAAAGGTGGAGCTGGTGTTGTGTACAAAGGAACAATGCCAAATGGAGATGAAATCGCGGTGAAGAAATTGTTAGGAATCAACAATGGTTCATCTTCTCATCAAGATAATGGTTTCTCAGCTGAGATTAAGACACTAGGTAGAATAAGACACCGATATATCGTTAGGTTGGTTGCGTTTTgttcaaacaaagaaacaaatttGCTTGTGTATGATTATATGGAAAATGGTAGTCTTGGTGAAGTTTTGCATGGAAAAAGAGGTGAGTTTTTGAAATGGGATGTTAGGTTGAAAATTGGTGTTGAAGCTGCTAAAGGACTTTGTTATTTGCATCATGATTGTTCACCTTTGATTATTCATAGAGATGTTAagtcaaataatattttgttgaaCTCTGAATTTGAGGCTCATGTTGCTGATTTTGGACTTGCTAAGTTTATGCAAGATAATGGAAATTCTGAATGCATGTCTTCTATTGCTGGTTCTTATGGATATATTGCTCCAG AATATGCATACACATTGAAAGTTGATGAAAAAAGTGATGTATATAGTTTTGGAGTGGTGTTACTAGAGCTCATAACAGGAAAAAGGCCAGTTGGGGATTTTGAGGAAGAAGGATTAGACATTGTTCAATggacaaaaatgaaaaccaaTTGGAACAAAGATATGGTGATTAAGATCCTTGATGAGAGACTACCTCAAATTCCTTTAGATGAAGCAAAACAAGTGTTTTTTGTGGCAATGTTATGTGTTCATGAACATAGTGTTGAGAGACCAACAATGAGGGAAGTGGTTGAAATGCTTGCACAAGCAAAGtaa
- the LOC123917296 gene encoding anamorsin homolog isoform X1: MTVSLHPDGALFPMIYDLENRLSSLGFTKTFVLQSPIPIPSVLTQKNPQRSWTTHSTFEFEKTSLTLKIDVCFEVVDEDDLKISQISPGDCETRSTRKDHKNHTSGGAEEDKVFNLGSTRKKIKDPQSACDPDTIKLLACNDEMTMPLVVLAHTLDDLKYEGVKLRTELIINVSLMRKLPKESSSVDMVILFWMAETRCLSNHVIQEIIRVVKPGGTFVIRKPYVRASKAAYLYKMIYDLENRLSSLGFTKTFVLQSPIPIPSVLTQKNPQRSWTTHSTFEFEKTSLTLKIDVCFEVVDEDDLKISQISPGDCETRSTRKDHKNHTSGGAEEDKVLKLCSTTKRIKDPQSACDYIDVDSELKNEDCLLTEEDLKKPQMLPVGDYKYGTIRKAPNNDSFSRAKEEEKVLKLG, from the exons ATGACCGTATCTTTACATCCAGATGGAGCGTTGTTCCCG ATGATATATGATCTTGAGAACAGGTTATCGTCATTAGGGTTTACCAAGACATTTGTTTTACAATCACCTATTCCTATTCCATCTGTg CTCACACAAAAAAATCCTCAACGTTCATGGACAACTCATTCAACTTTTGAATTTGAGAAGACTTCACTTACACTgaaaattgatgtttgttttGAGGTGGTTGATGAAGATGATCTAAAGATATCTCAGATTTCACCCG GGGATTGTGAAACTCGGAGCACTAGAAAAGACCACAAAAATCACACTTCCGGGGGGGCTGAAGAGGATAAAGTATTCAATTTAGGATCCACAAGAAAAAAGATTAAGGATCCTCAATCGGCTTGTGACCCt gATACTATAAAGTTGTTGGCATGTAATGATGAGATGACTATGCCTCTGGTTGTGTTGGCTCACACGCTCGACGACCTTAAGTACGAAGGGGTTAAGCTGAGAACTGAACTGATCATCAATGTATCATTAATGC GAAAGTTGCCAAAGGAGTCTTCCTCTGTGGATATGGTAATACTATTCTGGATGGCAGAGACTCGTTGTCTTTCCAATCATGTCATTCAAGAAATTATTAGGGTGGTAAAACCAGGTGGCACATTTGTTATTCGCAAGCCATATGTGCGTGCTTCCAAGGCTGCTTACCTTTATAAG ATGATATATGATCTTGAGAACAGGTTATCGTCATTAGGGTTTACCAAGACATTTGTTTTACAATCACCTATTCCTATTCCATCTGTg CTCACACAAAAAAATCCTCAACGTTCATGGACAACTCATTCAACTTTTGAATTTGAGAAGACTTCACTTACACTgaaaattgatgtttgttttGAGGTGGTTGATGAAGATGATCTAAAGATATCTCAGATTTCACCCG GGGATTGTGAAACTCGGAGCACTAGAAAAGACCACAAAAATCACACTTCCGGGGGGGCTGAAGAGGATAAAGTATTAAAGTTATGCTCCACAACAAAACGGATTAAGGATCCTCAATCGGCTTGTGACTAt ATTGATGTTGATTCGGAACTGAAAAATGAAGATTGTCTTTTGACCGAAGAAGATCTAAAGAAACCTCAGATGCTACCTG TTGGTGATTATAAATATGGGACTATTAGAAAAGCCCCCAACAATGACTCTTTTTCGAGGGCTAAAGAAGAGGAAAAAGTATTGAAGTTAGGATGA